Within Sebastes fasciatus isolate fSebFas1 chromosome 19, fSebFas1.pri, whole genome shotgun sequence, the genomic segment TTGTGAAAGGCACACGTGTACGGATATTGGCGACTCACACTGGAATGATGCGTAACAATGTCACCTGTCATCTATGATAGTACTTATTGAAataggtgtgtgtgaggtggCACCGGTTGCCAACACATCCAGGTCAACACCAGCAGCGGTGTCGTCACTAATGACGcgttgctgctgctctccatgTTTATTAGCcatcatttaaaaaagacaCGAATGGTAGAGAGCCAGATTGCCACGCAGTAGTGCAAAGTGTAAGGAAATAATAAAACGATGGTGGCTGTAGCTTGAGGGAGTGATAATAACCGCGTATACTGTCTGTGCAAACATGCTTAAAATGAGAGTTGTTTTTGTCGGGACAGCTGAGTGAACCAGCTGATGGGTTGCCTTCCTTCACTTACCCGACTGAACCAGATGCTGAGCTGTGTCTCTGACAGCACGGCGAAGTAGAACCTCTGGGAGCTGGGCTGGATGTGGAAGGGCTCCTCTTCACTCCTCAGCGGACAGAGCAGCCTCCGGGGCCAGCCGGTTAGAAAATACATGACGGCAAAAACTCACTACACCGAGAGCAGTGTGTCGCAATGCCAGACCGTCGGTATGCCTCCTAAAGCGACCTTTAATCCAAGCGACTCATGGCCTCCGTTGAAATGAAACCTTTAACAATGTACATGCAGTCCAGTGATCACACTGGTGACTCTATGAATCCCATGAAGCGACAGAGAGCTCCCAGCAGTCCGGTGGAGCTACACAGCTAGTTAGCTCTGGGCTAGCTTTCCAACTTGAAGCTAATGAAGCTATCCGAGGCAACAGTCTCTAACCGAAAACAACAAGCGAACCGGCGAACAGCGACGGCACGCAGCACCACACAGCTCGCTGCTGCCGACAAACGAGTCGATTAACTTGCTATCCCGCTGCTTGTGTCTGTTCTTACTGGTGTCTGGACCAGCGGAGGTGTTTAATAACGGTAACGCGTCCAGGTTTCACTCCTCTGTGCCTCACCGTCGCCATCTTTACAAGAGTCCTCTGGGACTCTGCGCTGATTGGTCCAGAACGGTGACGACTGCGTGGTGTTGACATGTGACGTCAGCACTCCGGATGTCAGCAAAAGTGGCTCGACGCTGACATCTGgtggtttcaaaataaaatgtcttcaaTGGAGTATGTGCAAAAACCATGCAGGGAGGGAAAATGCATCCACTGTCACATTAAAGCACACTTTTGTCTCTCACCTCTATAataacagataataatgcacacagtgcactttcatagactaagctactgaagttactctgcactatattcacttttaacaatctcttctgcactatattcacttttttaatagtcctgtatcacaccTGTTAcactgcactatattcacttttaacagtctcttctgcactatattcacttttttaatagtcctgtatcacaattgttaccctgcactatattcactttgaacagtctcttctgcactatattcacttttgtaatagtcctgtatcacaccTGTTACACTGCACTATACTAATTTTTAACAGTAtcttttgcactatattcacttttttaatagtcctgtatgaCAGCTGTTACACTGCACTATATTcgtttttaacagtctcttctgcactatattcactttttaatagtcgtgtatcacagctgttaccctgcactatattcagttttaacagttttcttcatctccttgtatttttatatctggtatatttttttgtactttgtactttgcactactaacttttttactgcctttttattaacatgttttgcactgttgaactgtgatgctggaaacttgaatttccctcgggatcaataaagttactatctatctatctatctatctatctatctatctatctatctataaaccCTTAATAAAGGTAACTAAATAAGTAAATGTATTACATCGTTTATTCCCAGTTTTGCCATAAAAATCGCAGGGAGAAAGCAAATCAGGATCCCTACTTAAATTGGACATAATGGAAACTGGTGTTGTATTTAATAAAGGTTACTTTTTGCAGTGATTGGTACCACtcaattcaagattcaagattcaaaccctatattgtcattgtgtaggaCAACGAatttagattgtgacaatcccataggtcttaatgaaaagataatacaataaaaaagagatagtgcaatataaatataaaaaaaatataaaagataatacaatataaaatataaaaatacaatatgtatattgatacagttttgccagattattgcacaaagtgtccgtcagataattatataattattgcacagcatcatataattattgcacagattgatcagcatatgttattgcacatatccgtaacagtagatttacagtaattacattgcacaaaagtgacacaaaagtgaCCAACGTGTTATTGCACATGTCCGTAACAGTAGTTTTCATTGGTCCGTTTATAATTAAGAAATAGCTCGCGACAGAGCTCGAAGCCCGGAGCTTGCTCTCATGAAAATCCTACTTTGCTGTAGGTTAATTAAAACTTAATATTAAAGTctttacattgtgatcgtatagtgatAATATAATCTTGGATTCTTTACAATAGAAAATACTTAATACTTAATCCTATGCTCTAAATGGCCATAAATAGCCCTCTGCTGCCACCCTCAGGAACAGCAGGCAAACTGTTAGTCCAGTCTACAAGCACAAATGAACAGCCTTTACTTATTAAATGGCTGATATAACTACACTCTACTTCACATATTTGAacatataataattatttattcaaaCATATTATtgtaacaacaataataacaccCACATTGTCACTGATGAAGAGGGAGGAACCCAGAGTTTGCTGTTGTATTGATTGTTTAGGTCACTAATTTGttcttttataatgttttttttctggttttattttctgtcttaaggtttgatatgttttatgttcattttcatgtGAAGCAGTCTTAATTGTTAAACACTTTGATCTGCCTTTCTTGTTTGAAATGtgcttcttattattattattagtcttcatattcttattcttattcttattattgttattgttattcttcttcttcttcttattattattattatgatcacCCAAGTGCATACTTGGGATTTTCTTTAGGCTACCCAAACAAACAGCaaaggtggcggtaatgcatcTTTGACGCTGCTggaggacaagaagaagaagaagaagaaaaaatagaagaagaagaagaagaagaagaagaagaagaagaagtttagCAAGCGTATGAAGCTGGCTGATAATTGCTACAAATACACAGCATTTTCCCTTTCTTACATGTTACTGGATATATTAAGCTGTTTTAAAACTACTAACGTTAGGTAGAAAAACATTCAGACTCATACTCCGGTAGGTAGGTGGCGGTATAACACTGATAGTTGTTTTTTAACTACcagagagggaagaagaagaagaagaagcagcagcagcaaaagaaGAAGCATGGCTGCTGACATGAGATTACCAACTATTCAGAAACCAGTGTCGCTTACAGTTTCTTCTTTCGACCGAAAAGATCTAGTCGTCCCCGGCGATGTTATCACTTCAGACACCGGCTTCATGAGGTAGGCATCAGGTCGGTGCACCGGGGGTGTGATCGGCTGCTGTGTCGTGGGCACAACATGTTGTCATGGAGGGAAATCAACTAAAAAGAGCTTCATGATTTCGGGGATCACTTGGGGAAAATGTGTTATGAGGAAGATTTGATGTGGTCATCATCAGCAGGTAGATGGTGGATTCAGCattgagcagcagcagtatcatTACGCAGGCTGCactagctttaaaggtcccatattataaaaaagtgagattttcatgtttttttttttattataaagcaggcttaagtcctatataaatactgtgaaagtattgaaacactcaatccacagggaaatatacacagcccgtattcagaaactgcatttgaaacaagctgttaggatttctgaccatttgtgatgtcacaaatatacaatatttagaccctttacggAATTTTacacgtaaacattctaaatgtgtcccagtttattcctggttgcagtgtatgtgaatgtcattaactgacaggaagtacacatggacccaagctgttgcctagcaacgcaattctgttgcaattccgtcaaaatgcacaaaaacggagcgtttcagacagggtaaatacaggcatattcaggccgacagtatgaggaaaataaaggattttttgaacattacagcatgtaaacatgttctagtagaaacacaaaatacaagtatgaacctgaaaatgagcatgatatgggacctttaaattaccTAATTAGCTAATTTCAAAAGGGGGGAGTTTATGCTGGTTGTACTGACCATAATAATATTGGTTGTGGTCGTTGCCAATTTATGAAAGATTTAGACCTCATGTCCAGCCTGTCTGCTCTGCCATCAACAGCGATTAGTGTAAATCCTCCCACCTTTTCAGGGTGACATACAATATGTAATGTAAGTTAAAGGGGGCCtcttatgcttttgtgctttctccctttcctttagtgtgttgtatatattttttgtacatgtaaaaggtttgcaaagttacaaagcccaaagtccaccccaaagggagttcctctcccccacagaaacattgtaatgaaatgcctgaaacgccttgcttgaagtcccaccttttcttccgtagcgtgatgatgtcaccaagtaacacatttgcataaaggctagtttggcacgccttcaaacaaaattagttagagcggagtccaaagagtttggttcagttgaccaattaTAATTGTGGGCAAGCTGACCAATCcaagcagactgggcttttcgctCAAATGGatcgtttcagacagagggtgagaaGAGGTGCTGCTGCACAGCCGGTatgaaaaaagtgttttttgaacattaaagcatggaaatatgttctagtagaaacccaaaatacaagtatgcacctgaaattaagcataataggtcctctttaaattgtGATAATCACTCTGAACAGGTACAAAGTAATAATTTTATCCTTTAAAAACGTGTCTGTGCTGACTGATTACTATGTGATGGTCACCCAGCATTTTCTTTAGCACATTTCGGTTTGGCTGTATTACTACTCATTGGTATACACCATTTATCCCCAGGGGTCATGGTACCTATGTTGATGAAGACAAGCTGACGGCTTCAGTTGCTGGAGAGGTACAGAGAGTCGACAAGCTGATCTGTGTCAGACCACTTAAGACCAGGTAAGTGATTACAGCGAGGCTCTTAAACGTGTACAGTAAAAAAGTCAAGCGGGCCTAGTTGTACTAAATTGACTCGTGCATGTTTTATGTACTACAGCTTTTGCAGaagttatgtaaatttgtggTTATGTTATTGAATCGCAGGTTTAACGGTGAGGTTGGAGATGTGGTGGTTGGCAGAATCACAGAGGTAAGGCACTGCCGCAACATCTGTTCTAATGTCTGACATTCTAAAGTATCCAAAAGAAAATACGGTTACAACAAGCTGTTGTCATTTTGTCAAGTAAGACATTTTATCAatatgtgtgattttttttttttgtgatatgtCTAGGTACAACAGAAACGGTGGAAGGTGGAGACCAACTCCCGGCTGGACTCTGTCCTCTTGTTGTCTTCTGTCAATCTGCCTGGAGGAGAGCTGGTGAGATGCTTGAAGACGTGATTCACtgtgtgttctctgtgttagCTGAGCTAGCATTATCCTAAAGGATAGTAATGAGTTTGGACAGGGACGTTTGTTAAAGGccaacttttatttattgtttaaaatCTTTCTTTGATTTTTCTCTTTTAGAGGAGACGATCAGCAGAAGATGAGCTCACCATGAGAGAATACCTTCATGAGGGCGATCTCATCAGTGTAACTCATAGTTTATTATAATCTTTCATTAGCTGCTCCATCTTATTATTCTCACTTCTAATGTTCTTCTTTTTTCCTGTTCTTTTAGGCAGAGGTGCAGTCTGTCTTCTCAGATGGAGCCCTATCCCTGCACACCCGTAGTTTAAAGTATGGAAAAGTAAGTGttcacaatgacaatgacagAGTACAGCTGTGATGATAACCCCAAATAATGGCTCAGTTTGCCCTATGACTCGCTGTTTGTGGTTCAATCAAACAAATCAGAATGGAAACAAAGGGCCAGGACACACTTGTGGGTGGACAGTGCTATCACAGATGTAGCTTGAAAACATCTCAAAATATGCACATTTTGGGGATGTAACCACTTATTTTCAACAGTATCACTAGTCTAGCAGCTAATACATGATTGAGTACAAAGTAATAAAGCCAATCAAAAACACATACTCTAAATGAGGGCTGCTGCcgtcttagttgattagtcgacttattggtcgttttggtcttagccaattagtcattgttttatgctttttcatgctgaatgacttatttccaagaaatttATGAGTAcatttctggtaaacaccagatttgaaaaaagtggtgcttttgtgtgattctttgtggagaaactcagttttacagttcTGTCGTTTAgatcaactaatcgatcagtCGATAAAATTGTATGggtgttagttgactaagaatttctttagtcgagGACAGTCCTACTATAAACAGTAAATGATTCACTCAGCTGTTAGTTGCACTCTTATTTGGCTCTAGATTGGGCCATTCATGTTTTCGCGTCTGCCAccatagttcttctacacgcctGGCACACGGAATAAGTTTAATTTGGCTGCATTCTGCAACCTCaacactagatgccgccagatgttacacactgtaccttttaaagcaGTGTAATTAATAAATCCtacacagtatatcacagaCAGAATACTGTAGTGATTTTGCTCCTTGGTATTATCATTGCATTGTGGATTTACAAAGTGTGGCTTTGCTTTTGTTACTAAAAATAAGCTAGTAATACTTTTCCTTCTTCCCTTCCCTCTACATAATATGACCTAATATCCTGTTTCTACTAGTTGGGTCAAGGAGTGCTGGTACAGCTTTCTCCTTCTCTGATCAAGAGGCAGAAAACCCATTTCCACAACCTGCCATGTGGTGCATCCATCATCCTCGGGAATAACGGCTACGTGTGGTTGTATCCCACaccggagcagcaggaggaagaagcTGGGGGCTTCTATACCAGCATGGAGGTGGGAACAGCACAGTATTTTATAGTTTCACTAGTCAATATATTGACAAATACACACTTGGATTTAAATTAAGAAGTTAACCTGGTCTTGTTTAGATAGAGGTACAATATGTGAGTGAGCTGCAGAGAGGAGACACTtgttcttttattcattttaatctaCTGCATCCAAATTGTATTTCCATGTCTGTATTGAACTCATTTGTTTGTGCATCTCTCGTCTCTGCCCTTTCAGCCTGTCAGTCTGTCAGATCGAGAGGTGATTTCACGGTTGAGAAACTGCCTCCTGGCTTTGGCTGCACACAAGGTCCTTTTGTATGACACCAGTGTTCTCTATTGCTATGAGTCTTCAGTTCATCACCAGGTAGGAAGCAATCGGATACAATTTGCTGCACTGTAATGATCACTTATTTCAGTTTTCAACAGCATGTGATTGTTTATGAATTACGACCCCTGGCTCTCATATGTAAAGCAATGGCaatgaaaatatatttcaataaaaagTGGACTTCTTCTGTGATGTATTGTGCCATCTGGTGGACATATTGAAAACCTACTGTTCCTGCAGTTCTCAACTTTGACTCTGCTGTTCTATTACAGTGTGGAACAGACATGGTTGATTTCTTGCTCTTTTGGGTGGGAGACTGGTGACTTAATCACTAATGATTTTCATATAACATGGACAATACTTAGTTTTGGTTAATTGTTGACAGACATTAATTAGCAATGTTTTCTCTCTTGCTAATAACGCTAGTTAAACAAGCCCAACCCAgttgttttatgtgtttctgAGCAGTCTGGCTAAAGACTGTTTATGGTTTGTCTTAGTAACaaaaaccaaaaatatgtttactCTTAATGCAAAGATAATTGCATTCACAAATGTGAGAATAAATGTGCAATTTTTCAGTGTAACTGACCTATAATTCTCCGCTTTATGCCGTTTCTGTAGGTTAAGGACATCTTGAAACCAGAAGTGATGGAGGAGATTGTGATGTTGACGCAACAGAAGCTGTTGGATCAGGAAGGTTAAAGAGCATAAATCCTTTTCCTGATCAAACAGCTATGTCAGGGACTGACCACCTATCCAAGGACTGAACTGGCCTTTTTTCAAAGAACCATTCCTAATCTGACAGTCCTGTTGTACAGTTGAACAGCTccaaatttattttatgtaacaaaatTGACGATTATTGTTTGACTGCTTACGGGAATTATGGGTATGTTCTTTAAATTCTGCAGCCAGAATTCACCAAAGAAGCTATTCTTACATTTGGTATAGTGGAACATTTTTGATAATGTGTGATGTTATACGAAAAACTGTTGTATCCAATACATTTTCTATACATTTCAGTACTTCTCAGTGTGGTGTGTTTTGTTGAATAttgaagaaacagaaaaaaatatgtccGGAAAAATAAGTCATCATAAGGGGTTTTACTTAATGTATGTAtgcaatctttttttcttttttattagcAATAACAATAATGCAGTTGTATAAATCTCTGATTCTTAAAGTGGGATCCAGGGGCCCCCAGGGATCCATGGCACTCTGCCAGGGGTCTGTGAAAAGTTGTcggattcattcatttaaagtttcatgatatacagtatatatatacacacacaaaaggttTCATAATTcaatgaatatttatttttttaatttacagtatAATAGTTCATAGATGATGTTATAGTCTAACAAATCTATAATTCTTAGaatctgcaaatatgtttaatacatgtcTAATAAATTTCTCGTGTAgttctttcacataactaagactataaaagtgtaaaaaaaaataggctaAATGTAACTATTCCAaggaacatactgtacatgaggGGGTCCACAGTATATTCTATATCTCTAAGATTGAGAACCTCTGGTATAAATTACAGTAcatctttaaaatgtttattttttgttaaataagaCTGTTAGTACTGACTTGTTAATATTAAATGGTGGATGAACTAAGCTGGTATATCACAGGTTTTTGATATTTGAATTAAATTGATTTGTTATTAGTATCAGTGTACAAAGCTCAGGGGGAAAAACACTCATGGTACTTTACTGTGTCATCATCAAATAGGATGTCCATcagatttcattattttttgagCCTCCGCGCCggtgacagccgtggccggaggcattatgttttcgagTTGTCCGTCCATACGTCCGTACATACCTCCATACATAcgtccggtccattctcgtgaacgggatatctcaggaacgtctGCAGGGAATCTCTTCAAATTTAACACAAATGTCCACCTGgcctcaaggatgaactgattagattttggtggacaaaggtcaaggtcactgtgacctcacatccctcccattcttgtgaatatGATATCTCAAGaacaccttgagggaatttcttcaaatttggcacaaacgtccacttggactcaaggatgaactgttTGAATTTGGTGGTCAACGGTCAAGGTCACTTtcacctcacaaaacacgtttttgatcataactcaagaattcatatgcatACAGCCATGAgtcggtaattctagttttattaTAACATGCTGCAtgtgagatttatttatttattttcctttatttaaccaggttagtcccattgagataaaagatctcttttacaagGGAGACTTGGCCAAGATACCAGCAACACAGTTATAGTGAAAGTAACAGACAACACATAAATGAACAACATTAAAACTTGCTCATACAAAACATTTGCACACAGACAACCTGGACTGCAGCGAATTCACCAGAGCCTTAAACTCATTCAAGGTAACTAAGTTTTGAAGTTGAAGATCAGATTGTACATTATTCCAAGCAGTTGGTGCCGAAAACCTAAAAGCTTTCTTTCCCAATTCAGTCCGTACTTTGGGAACAACAAATTGCAAAATGTTCATAGAACAAAGATTATGACTTccagttttcctttttaaaagtgAAGACAAGTAAGAAGGAACTAAACCCAGAATGCTTTTGTAGATAAACACATACCAATGACTGAGGCGACGAGCACATAAGGATGACCAATTCACTTTAGAGTAGAGTACACAATGGTGAGTCAAAGAACGACAGTTTGTAATGAATCTCAGTGACCCGTGATACACGCTATCCAGCATGCGAAGACAATGAGCAGAAGCATTCATATACAACACATCTCCATAGTCAATAACAGGCAAAAAGGTAGATTCCACCAGTTTCTGTTTCACAAGAAAAGAATCAAGACTAGTTTCTGTAGTAAAATCCTAATAAGAGCTTCAGCTCAAAGTGGGCCTTTGAATATCCATCAAGAGATGGAGGAGCAGAAATCAAAATTAAGcttttgttcctttaaaacactTTATCTACTTATAACTTACAGACCTTTGAAACCAGCAAATTCTATCAAGTAAAACATGTGTTTTAAAAAGCAGGTTTTGTTATGTAGTcctatgtgtcctctcagtggaGTGTGAGGTGctctctgtcctccagcagcaTATCTGCTCCCCTGTACTAGCCCACGCACGCAGGCTACGTCACACGTCGCCCCACCCACATACTTCTGTAAACCACCTTGCGTATGGAAGCATGGAAGTATGGCGGCACCAGCGACACAACTACTCCTCGGCACAAAGTTTACTGCTGAGATTTTCACGTGAGAGACATGAATAAGTCCGCGGACCGAGGGGACGGTAACGAAGAGCTCGGCGGCtgtaaacaacaacagagaggagaggttgCAGAAAGAGTCGTCGGTCTGTGGCCGGCTGagtttcctccatttctcttcTTCACCTCCTGGATTGAAGTGTCTTCTCTAGTCGTCCGGGTACCACAGGGGGAGAAAGTCCGCAACACACTGGACACGGAAGTTTGAAACAAACCTCTGGCTTTTGGAAAGACAAAAGCATTCAATTGTGGTGACGAGACATGTCTTTTGGAGACATTTGAGTGCACTTGTTGGACGTTTCTAAGCAGCGTGTTAACAACAGCAAGAAGAACCAACTGTTGAGTCTCGATGTGCTGCAACACCAGCTAATAGTTAGCATACATGGCTACCTTCAACACTAGCTGCAGGTCGCCAGCTAAACTCCAATATACATGTTTCTGTGTAAGTTTATTCGCTTGTCTTTGTTACTACGGTGCTAGTTTGGGATATGTGGTAGAAGTCTGTCATTTTCACTAGTTAGTGCTCAGTGCTTTCATGTTTTTGACATTGCTGTTGTAAAAATCCGTTGCACAGATTTAAGGATGACAATGATGAACCCTCAGCTGCACTTCAGTGATGTTTTAGTTGTACAATCTTGTATTGTAATTGTAATCTCGATGGTTTGAGGATTGTTTGGATCAACACTAAATGTCCTGATAGTCATGTGCAATGTTAGCTTGTCATTTAAAGAGCTTGATTGGCATATGAAAGAGTAAATTCATATCACAGAgggaagtggggttgtgtgcAGAAGGAAGCACAGATGATGTAGATGTCCTGACAACACAGCAGAATAATGATAGTTAAAAATCAAACTTACTTTTAGCAAATTCACCTATATAGTGAGTTATCTGGCACAGACACTTGTTGAAGAAATATGTGGTAGAAGTCTGTCATTTCCACTAGTTGGTGCTCAGTGCTTTAATGTTTTTGACACTTGTTAAAATCAGTGTTCAGTGATGTTTTACTTTTACAATCTTGTATTCCCTCCATGGTTTgaggattatttttgtatcaagGACTTGTCGCCTATCAACACTAAATGTCCTGATAGTCATGTGCAATGTCAGCTTGTCATTTAAAGAGCTTGATTGGCATTTGAAAGAGGAAATTCATATCACAAAgggaagtggggttgtatgcaGAAGGAAGCACAGATAATGTAGGTGTACTACTGACAACAGAGCAGAAGAACGACAGTTAAAAATCAAAGCAAGTTCACTCATATAGTGAGTTATTTGGCACAGACTCTTGTTGGAGAAATTGGCTTGCCTTAATGTCATTTTCACTTATGCTCAGTGCTTTAATGTTTTTGACATTGCTGTTGTAAAAATACGTTGGTTAAAGGATGACAATAATTAACCCTCAGCTGCAGATCTTGAATGTCCTCGATGGTTTGAGGATTGTTTTTGTATCTTTGTTGTTGTCGCCTATCAACACTACATTTCCTGATAGTCATGTGTCAATGTTAGCTTGTCATTTAAAGAGCTTGATTGGCATTTGAAAGAGGAAATTCAGTGGGTGTAAATATCACAGAgggaagtggggttgtatgcaGAAGGAAGCACAGATAATGTAGGTGTCCTGACAACATAGCAGAGTAATGATAGTTAAAAGTCAAACCTACTTTTAGCAAGTTCACCTATATAGTGAGTTATTTGGCACTTGTTGGAGAAATTTGCTTGCCTTAATtgtaatgtttatttcaatCGTATGATGCACATGTTT encodes:
- the exosc2 gene encoding exosome complex component RRP4, yielding MAADMRLPTIQKPVSLTVSSFDRKDLVVPGDVITSDTGFMRGHGTYVDEDKLTASVAGEVQRVDKLICVRPLKTRFNGEVGDVVVGRITEVQQKRWKVETNSRLDSVLLLSSVNLPGGELRRRSAEDELTMREYLHEGDLISAEVQSVFSDGALSLHTRSLKYGKLGQGVLVQLSPSLIKRQKTHFHNLPCGASIILGNNGYVWLYPTPEQQEEEAGGFYTSMEPVSLSDREVISRLRNCLLALAAHKVLLYDTSVLYCYESSVHHQVKDILKPEVMEEIVMLTQQKLLDQEG